The following coding sequences are from one Shewanella eurypsychrophilus window:
- the bioH gene encoding pimeloyl-ACP methyl ester esterase BioH: MSQTLLHIKSIGPISAPEIVMIHGWGMNSAVFTPLHSSLSQYRVHYVDLPGFGNSTAIDGEIDNWLEALIKVLPESAIWVGWSLGGLVATLAATQYPQKIKGLITIASSPCFMAREEEKWPGIPPQVLAQFGQSLHKDLSKTVERFLAIQAMGSATAKEDIKQLRSLVLAKPLPNSNALLQGLKMLEEVDLRPKLNQIEMPWLRIWGRLDSLVPRHVPALMPKNVELYQDVILNKASHAPFISHTDEFLDEFVTWIEKVTN, from the coding sequence GTGAGCCAAACGCTGTTACATATAAAATCTATTGGCCCTATTTCAGCCCCTGAAATTGTTATGATCCATGGCTGGGGAATGAATAGCGCAGTATTTACCCCTCTCCACTCCTCTTTATCTCAGTATAGGGTGCACTATGTCGATCTGCCGGGCTTCGGTAATAGCACTGCCATCGATGGTGAAATAGATAATTGGCTAGAAGCATTGATAAAGGTTCTACCTGAATCAGCTATTTGGGTGGGATGGTCACTGGGTGGGCTTGTGGCAACACTCGCTGCGACTCAATATCCACAGAAGATAAAAGGTCTGATAACCATTGCTTCTTCCCCCTGTTTTATGGCCCGAGAAGAAGAGAAGTGGCCAGGGATCCCACCTCAGGTTCTTGCCCAATTCGGACAATCGCTGCATAAAGATCTCAGCAAGACAGTAGAGCGATTCCTTGCCATTCAGGCCATGGGGAGTGCGACGGCAAAAGAAGATATCAAGCAACTTAGAAGCTTAGTCTTAGCTAAACCGCTTCCAAATTCTAACGCCCTACTTCAGGGGCTGAAAATGCTCGAAGAGGTTGATTTGAGGCCTAAGTTAAACCAGATAGAAATGCCTTGGCTAAGAATTTGGGGACGACTAGACAGTCTGGTGCCCAGACATGTTCCTGCTTTAATGCCAAAGAATGTCGAACTTTACCAAGATGTCATACTTAATAAGGCTTCTCACGCGCCATTTATCTCACATACCGATGAATTTTTAGACGAATTTGTGACCTGGATAGAAAAAGTCACTAATTAA
- a CDS encoding ComF family protein — MCHQSVMLPESGICSVCLSAGIYQASVCLGCGCTLVTQSRYCGSCLKQEPLMIVAPCSYHQGLGPWVAAIKYRAQFAALPVLTKALVNRVQELEHLGLLKLPQVLIPVPLHVDRLKQRGFNQAWIITQALSQQLDIPFSTSGLNRVLDTQPQAGLTGKQRRRNLANAFELEQDFPYQRIALIDDVVTTGTTAKEIASLFEKRHVHVQVWCLARAEAPGLLD, encoded by the coding sequence ATGTGCCATCAAAGTGTGATGCTGCCTGAAAGCGGAATATGTTCTGTCTGTTTATCGGCTGGTATTTATCAAGCGTCTGTCTGCTTAGGCTGTGGTTGCACCTTAGTCACTCAGTCTCGATATTGTGGCTCATGCCTCAAGCAAGAACCTCTGATGATTGTTGCGCCCTGCAGTTATCATCAGGGATTAGGCCCTTGGGTTGCAGCGATTAAATATCGCGCTCAATTCGCGGCTCTACCTGTATTAACTAAGGCATTAGTTAATCGGGTACAGGAGCTAGAGCATTTAGGTTTATTAAAATTACCACAAGTACTCATTCCTGTTCCCCTGCATGTAGATAGATTAAAGCAACGAGGCTTCAATCAGGCTTGGATCATTACTCAAGCGTTAAGTCAGCAGCTCGATATTCCATTTTCTACCAGTGGTCTCAATCGAGTCTTAGATACCCAGCCTCAAGCAGGATTAACAGGTAAGCAGAGGCGCAGAAATTTGGCTAATGCATTTGAGTTAGAACAAGATTTTCCTTATCAACGTATTGCATTAATTGATGACGTGGTGACGACGGGGACAACAGCAAAAGAGATCGCTTCACTATTTGAGAAAAGGCATGTTCATGTGCAAGTCTGGTGCTTAGCGAGAGCTGAAGCACCAGGATTGTTAGACTAG